A genomic window from Agreia sp. COWG includes:
- the ddaH gene encoding dimethylargininase: MTSTLDNSTGSAEVSPASSAPARVATPRHYLMCRPDHFTVAYRINPWMDPAVPTDTSLAVAQWNTLYETYLSLGHTVELIDQIEGLPDMVYTANGGFIIDNVAYGALFTHPERQPEGPAFMEWFREHGYEVAEPKNINEGEGDILLVGDVILAGTGFRSASNAHEELGEIYGREVVTLNLVDPRFYHLDTAISVLDPLTGDTSANIAYLPSAFDTESRLELEKRFPDAILVSEEDGAILGLNSISDGYNVVIANRALGFEKQLRERGYNPIKVDLSELLLGGGGVKCCTLELR; this comes from the coding sequence ATGACGTCCACTCTCGACAACTCCACCGGCTCGGCCGAGGTCTCGCCGGCATCATCGGCACCCGCGCGCGTCGCCACCCCTCGGCACTACCTCATGTGTCGCCCCGACCACTTCACGGTGGCCTATCGCATCAACCCGTGGATGGATCCGGCCGTGCCGACCGATACCTCGCTCGCCGTGGCCCAGTGGAACACCCTGTACGAGACCTACCTCTCGCTCGGTCACACCGTGGAGCTCATCGACCAGATCGAGGGACTGCCCGACATGGTCTACACGGCCAACGGCGGATTCATCATCGACAACGTCGCCTACGGTGCGCTGTTCACGCATCCGGAACGCCAGCCGGAGGGCCCCGCGTTCATGGAGTGGTTCCGCGAGCACGGCTACGAGGTGGCCGAGCCGAAGAACATCAACGAGGGCGAGGGCGACATCCTGCTGGTCGGCGACGTGATTCTCGCGGGCACCGGCTTCCGCAGCGCATCGAACGCCCACGAGGAGCTCGGCGAGATCTACGGCCGCGAGGTCGTCACCCTGAACCTCGTCGACCCCCGCTTCTATCACCTCGACACCGCCATCTCCGTGCTCGATCCGCTGACCGGCGACACCTCGGCCAACATCGCCTACCTGCCGAGCGCGTTCGACACCGAGAGCCGGCTCGAGCTCGAGAAGCGCTTCCCGGATGCGATCCTCGTCAGCGAGGAAGACGGTGCGATCCTCGGCCTCAACTCCATCTCCGACGGCTACAACGTGGTGATCGCGAACCGCGCCCTCGGCTTCGAGAAGCAGCTGCGCGAGCGCGGCTACAACCCGATCAAGGTCGATCTCTCCGAGCTGCTGCTCGGCGGCGGCGGCGTGAAGTGCTGCACGCTGGAACTGCGATGA
- the rocD gene encoding ornithine--oxo-acid transaminase codes for MSGVQQEAALALSSAQASAIRLVEEHAAHNYHPLQVVVTSGDGAWVTDIDGRRYLDCLAAYSAVNFGHSNPVLIEAAKAQLDRITLTSRAFHSDRLGPFVTALAELAGKDMVLPMNTGAEAVESGIKVARAWGYRVKGVAPEKANIIVMDGNFHGRTISIISFSDDATARDDFGPFTPGFSSVAYGDIDAVANAIDENTVAVLVEPIQGEAGIVVPPASYLPALRELCTAQNVLMIADEIQSGLGRTGATFACDLVGVVPDLYLLGKALGGGIVPVSAVVGNADVLGVLNPGEHGSTFGGNPLAAAVGQAVVELLATGEYQQRAAELGEHLHSRLLELVGHGVLEVRGAGLWAGIDIDPSLASGRAVCEALLERGILAKDTHGSTIRLAPPIVISRDDIDWAVDELAATLQGFAA; via the coding sequence ATGAGCGGCGTGCAGCAGGAGGCGGCGCTCGCTTTGTCGAGCGCCCAGGCGTCAGCCATCCGGCTCGTCGAGGAGCACGCCGCGCACAACTACCACCCGCTTCAGGTCGTCGTGACCTCGGGTGACGGGGCGTGGGTCACCGACATCGACGGGCGTCGCTACCTCGACTGCCTCGCCGCGTATTCGGCGGTCAACTTCGGCCATTCCAACCCGGTGCTCATCGAGGCGGCCAAGGCGCAGCTCGATCGCATCACGCTCACGTCACGGGCGTTCCACTCCGACCGCCTGGGGCCGTTCGTGACCGCGCTCGCCGAGCTCGCCGGCAAAGACATGGTGCTGCCCATGAACACGGGCGCCGAGGCCGTGGAATCGGGTATCAAGGTGGCGCGCGCCTGGGGCTACCGGGTCAAGGGTGTGGCGCCCGAGAAGGCGAACATCATCGTGATGGACGGCAACTTCCACGGCCGCACCATCTCGATCATCAGCTTCAGCGACGACGCCACCGCTCGCGACGACTTCGGTCCGTTCACGCCGGGGTTCTCGAGCGTCGCGTACGGCGACATCGATGCCGTCGCGAACGCCATCGACGAGAACACGGTCGCCGTGCTGGTCGAGCCCATCCAGGGCGAGGCCGGAATCGTGGTTCCGCCCGCGTCGTATCTTCCTGCGCTGCGCGAGCTCTGCACCGCGCAGAACGTGCTGATGATCGCCGACGAGATCCAGTCGGGGCTCGGCCGCACCGGGGCGACCTTCGCGTGCGATCTCGTGGGCGTCGTTCCCGATCTCTACCTGCTGGGCAAGGCGCTCGGCGGCGGCATCGTTCCCGTCTCGGCGGTCGTCGGCAATGCCGATGTGCTCGGCGTGCTGAACCCCGGGGAGCACGGCTCCACGTTCGGCGGTAATCCGCTCGCCGCGGCGGTCGGCCAGGCCGTCGTCGAGTTGCTCGCCACGGGCGAGTACCAGCAGCGCGCGGCCGAGCTCGGTGAGCACCTGCACTCCCGCCTGCTGGAGCTCGTCGGCCACGGCGTGCTCGAGGTGCGCGGCGCGGGCCTCTGGGCGGGCATCGACATCGACCCATCGCTGGCGTCCGGCCGCGCGGTGTGCGAAGCGCTGCTCGAGCGCGGCATCCTGGCGAAGGACACACACGGGTCCACAATCCGCCTCGCCCCGCCGATCGTGATCTCGCGAGACGACATCGACTGGGCGGTCGACGAGCTCGCTGCCACGCTGCAGGGCTTCGCCGCGTAG